The Jaculus jaculus isolate mJacJac1 chromosome 1, mJacJac1.mat.Y.cur, whole genome shotgun sequence nucleotide sequence AGGTGACCAATTATAGCACAGGAAAGGCTTCCCTGGGAGAGGGGATCAGTTCTTGAACTCTACCAGAGAGTTCAGTGGGAGCTTAAATGGTAAACAGACTTGCCGGATAAAACTAAGATACCCAGTTAAGTATGGACTTCAGATCAATGTCAAATTACTCTTTAGTGCAGGTATGCCTTGAATATTGCATGGGTACTCTGACTGCTTATGTGTGCAATCAGGCAATTGTAATGGTGGGAGAAGGGCAAGCAGTCATGCCAACCACCTTCCCTTTTTCGTCATGAATGTTTCAATATCATTCTTAATTAACATTCATAGCACATGGGGAATGAGGTTCACACTATAAGAAAGCCCTAGGGTTACTCctcttttataattattattattattattatttttggtttttcgaggtagggtctcattctagcccaggctgacctggaattcactatggagtttcagggtggccttgaactcacggcagtcctcctgcctctgcctcccgggtgctgggattaaaggcgtgtgccaccatacccggtggGTTActcctcttacttttttttttttaatttatttatttgagagcgacagacacagagagaaagacagatagagggagagagagagagaatgggcgcgccagggcttccagcctctgcaaacgaactccagacgcgtgcgcccccttgtgcatctggctaatgtgggacctggggaaccgagcctcgaaccggggtccttaggcttcacaggcaagcgcttaaccgctaagccatctctccagcccctcctcttacTTTTATAAAGCACTCCAGACATGCCTGCTTTTTAACTGTAAGTTCCTTGACATCATGTAGTACACTTTATTCCTCATTCTGCAGGACCTGGGTCATGAGTCACATCTGATGAAcacttaaaatgaattttttaataaGTAAGGATGTGAAATGAATAGCAGCAAAGAGAGGAAACTTGGAATGACAGagctaaaataataaaactgtgCATGGTAGGGCATTTTGTGATGACTGAAAATAGCAAAATCTCTTGCCACCTCCATCACTTACAAATAGGAACTTCTTACTATAACAAAGCAATGGAACAACCTCTTAGCTTGGTTAGTATTACTGAATAGTCTTAAGTTCAAAATATCCTAAATACTATAGTGAGCTAGGGTGTaggttggggaggggagaaatCAAGGCTTACACTATAATTAAGGAAGACAGGGTACTGCAAAAGCCCAAAAGAGGAACAGGCAGTGCTAAGTGGAACTGTTTTAACTAGCAGTTTTAAGTACAGGTTACATAAACTTGTAAGAAAACAAGCCCTCAGTGGTTCTTTGCATTTTATTAAcactgtgtgtacatatatgcatgtgaatgtgtgatTGTAAGTGTTTAACTGTgtataaacatgtttttaaatgaaaaactatAAGACCAGTACATTAAACTATGGTATTCTATGATGTTCATATCAACTGAAattaacatttccttttgaaatacTCTGGGGTGAATATGTTTACGTTAAAAAGGAAGAGTGATTCCATTTCAGATatacagtatttttctttttttaatatatctctgtggtggtttgattcaggtgtcccacataaacttagatgttctgaaggctaggttcccagctgatggagatttgggaattaacgcctcctggcgggagtgtattgttgggagagggcttatgggtgttatagccagtttccccttgccaatatttggcacactctcctgttgtccagggggtgatatccaccctctgctcatgccatcattttcctttgccattgtggagcttccccttgagcctgtaaagccaaaataaacctctttttccacaaactgctcttggttgggtgatttctaccagcaatgcaaatctgactgcaacagtaaagtggtaccagaaatgaggttgctgctagacacgtgactgctttggccttttagagctgattttcaagaggaatgtggaaggctttgaaaccttggcctaagagacaccttgcagtgctgtaagttcagcttgatggactattctggtcagagttgaagaacctgaatgcattaagaactatggactgtgaaatttggcttataacggtaagaaagagctttgtctggactgggttagcagtttgtgtgagaagcttgctgttatgcctggatcctgagaagttgtgcagggttgctttgcatagaaatgaactggtgtaagcagagggatatggcacagaaaaaaaaatctttgggtgaactgctgcccatccagctgcaattgaaagattacaacctttgagactgggtcagctgacctgcactggggcaacaggaaaaaaaaaaaaaagtagactcttttaaaggggcttgagtgctcaaggagagtcctgttcttcaaagtgtgctttatcccccccccttaacaaattgacaccctacctggtttGTGGAGCATAAAAAATGGAGGAAAacaaagggtcattgagtttgcaacacggtcttatgttttggaaatgaccatgggtagtgtgaagcaggtttgctggatgcctgcatggagaccccatggggccatgaaaatGAACTGttgattacagtggagacccagtggagatgcctggactacaagatggctactaagggaagctgctggccctgatgaagttttccaggacgagtagcctagctggaggggtgcaaCAATTGAAACTCCAgcgacttgttgctggttaaaattaatGGGCTTTAAGatgtgtcactggctagaattgttggacttaaagctacagagtttgatgtttgccctggttgttttaaatcttatattggctgaatatttctttactatgcccaatgccatcttttgcggtAAGAATGTTTATTcggtgccattatggatttggggggatgttttggtattatggctcagctcaaagatcttggactatggggatgtttgaacatcattgggattgattaaaaactatggggacttttaaagttgaataaatacaatgcattttatatcatgtatggttatcagtttatgcgGGCCAcgaatggaatgtggtggtttgattcaggtgtcccctataaacttaggttctgaaggctaggttcccagctgatggagatttgggaaataacgcctcctggagggagtgtattgttgggggagggcttatgggtgttatagccagtttccccttgccagtatttggcacactctcctgttgtccaccttatttagGTCAACGATTATGCacttttttaaaggttaaaagAATTTTGGgaatttgctcagtggttaaaggtgcttgcttgcaaacctgacagcctggattcaattcctcaatactcatgtaaagccagatgcataaagtggcatatgagtctggtgtttgtttgcaacgataagtggccctgatgtgcccatgctccctccctccctctctttccctctctccttctctctctctctctttctctcccccccgccTCTCTAATGGCAAATAACCAAAattttttcaaaacaattttcatCCATATTACTGTTTTGCTCTCTGTGGTGGTTGCTCAATGCATAATATGATATAAAAAGGCCCCTTTTCCTAACTCTTTCTGAAAATTAGTCATGTCGTAAAGTCATAATTTATATAGACCCTGCAGTGTTTTGTTTGTAAGAAATCAGTCCAAAAtaacaagatttaaaaaagataaaacagggctgaagagatgtcttagcatttaaggcacttgcctgcaaagcctaaggattcaggttcaattccccagtaagccagatgcacaaggtgctgcatgtgtttGATGCTCACTTAcattggcaggaagccctggaatgcccattctctttctctctctaattaattacttaatttttaaaaatatatccacaGTTCACTTTTGACACATTCAACTGATATAGAAAAGAGTTTTTAAGCCAAAATTTTCCTCACAGTCTGCCATGTTTTAGAACTATGGCTGCTTACCATTTTAAAAGGACTTTTTTAAGATTCATTAATTCAAGGCTTGAGAGacagctaagcagttaaaggtgctagttTGCAAAACATGAATGATATGGGTTCGATTAtacggcacccacataaaaccagattcacaaagtagtgcatgtgtctggagttcatttatagtggcaagaggccccagtacacccattctatctctccccctatcttcctccctgtctttctgtctctctctgcttgtaaataaataaatataatatttttaattcattaattcctttttaaattaagaaatgagGAGGGCTAGCCTAGTTGAATGCAATCTCATTTTACTTTACAAGAGAAAGGAATCCATTTGCCTTGAACATAGCCAAAGGAAGTTATTTGGTCAAGCAAAGTAAAAACTATCAATGATGGACAGCCATCACTACTGCCATCATACCAGGCCAGGTATATATATAGTTTGCCTGAAATGGGTGATCTATCCATATGTCTCCTTGGTGAAAAACAGGAACAAACAAAATACTTCAGAGAACAAAACCACCAAGTAAGAGGTTTCAAAATACTGGATCTAACCTAAATCTGCATCAACACTGTACTGAAAAGGACATGTATGAGAGTACCAATGggaaacaaaaaagcagaaaaaaatattatcaagTATACAACCCACTGGTGAACTTCTAAGATATCCGGGACATTTGAAATACAAGTTAAGTCAAAGGGAAGGATAGTTGTGGAATACTGACTTCTTCACATGGCAACAGAAAACTAAGCCAACTTTATCACATATTTCCTAAGTGATACACTAAGTTGACCACCTCAGCTCTTCTTTATTGACACGCATAAAAGCCAAGTAAAAACAGTAAATATCCAAATACAGAAGTTTAATTTAAGACTGAAAAAAGCTACAGTATGCGATCACTGGAAATTAATAATTAGTCATTTGCTTGATGTGTAGTATTAACTCAGTGGAAGGACATGTTTGGTTATAGGGTAAGgtacaaaatatattttcctagGTCAGTATGCCTTCTATAATAGAGTTGAGTGatctttttcagtgctggggattagaCTCGAGGTCTTGTACATTACTAGGCAAATATTGTGTCAGTTTTGTTTTGATGAATCGTTAATGCTGGGGTGGGTCATCTAGGCATCTAAAGTAATGCAATGGCAATGCTTTGCTCacttgtcttttaaaaagaaagagagaaaaagagaaagagaaataaagagagagtgtgtgtgtgtgtttgtgtgcgtgtttTCCCAAAATCAGTGTAGTCACTGAAAGTCAAAAAAGCCtgggaggcaaagaaagagggaggcaacCCTAAGGGTTGTCCAATGACAAATGAGAAAACTCCTCCCACTGAACATATGCAAGTATATAACACCATGAACCAGTACCTAAAATATCACTGTTACCCTTGAGTGTTGGGGATTTTCAGCTTGGAACAAAATGAGCACAAAGGCTGAAGTGACTCCAGTGTTCGTAAGGCTTGTGTTCCTCACAGGTCTAGTCATCACACCCTCCCTATCTCAGCACTGTTACAGACTGAGTGACATCACCCTGGAAAACATGAGACTTATGAGCAGCATGATTGGTTCTGTCATACAATGTATAAGAGATATCAATGCTTTTGAGTTTCCCAAAGAGATCCTGTCCTTGATCCAGCCTGTGAAAAGGCTTATCAAGGAGGCCTTCTATGAAGTGTCAACTCAATCTTTGAGCATCTTTAATCAGTTCACCTTCAACTCCACTCAAGGAAAGAAGTATCTGGAAGAACTTGAAATAGGACTGTCTGAGCAAATCGAGAAGGTCCAAGAATGtttggaggaagaaaaggaagtgaaagaggaTGACGACGAGATGGAGTGCTCAGAAGACAGCGTTCTCCAGAGGGTCCACCTTGAACTGCGCAATTATTTCATCAGAATAAAActatacctcagaaaaaagaaattcagtaaCTGTGCCTGGAAGATTGTTGGAGTGGAAATAAGAagatgtttcttcttcttttatgacTTAACAAAACTACTCAAAAGGGGATAAGGTATATTCTTAAAATGAAAATTGCATTTTCCTCATAggtctccttctcctcctttacCTTCTTCCTAAGGGGACTGTGGTTGTTATTCACTAATCCCTGCTCCTAGTTGGACTGCTTATAGTTTATATAATATTTGCTGTCTCTAATGCCTGCTCTTGGTACATCAGCCATCTCTCTAAGGAGATGTAATGCTAACCATCCTATGGATGGTCTCATGAATTTTGTTAGCATGTATTGAGGACAGGTTAAAAGGATTAGAATTTCTTCTACTCTCATCCACTTTTCTGTGACTGTTTTGTATAGGCTTTGTTCTGCTACCTTTGATGGCTAGTGGGTATGGAGAAGACAAGGCTTAAAAGGTTACATTTCAGGGAACTATTCTCTAACTGCCAAGGTTGTTTATTATATGAAGGGTCATCACATTAAGCGTTtataaactcagggctggagaggtggttcagcagttacagcgcttgcctgctaagcctgatggtctgagtttgaatccccagtagccacgtaatgccagatacacaaagtggtgcttgcatctggaattacttgcaatggcaagaggccctggtgtgccctttcatatatattctccctctctccaaataaataaataaaatcatttaaaaagagaGTTTATAAACTCTGCACTGTCTAAGCTCTTTTCTGCTCTCcttcctgaaggaaaaaaaaatattgaaattccTATTAAAATGACACAGTTTGAAGAATGCTAAATCCATATTTAAGAGTGTGGATCCATAAAGAAATCCTTGGGAGCCTGTGATTCTAATACTGAATGCTCATCATGTCTGATGCACATTGTTTAAGTTCTGTTTCTAAAGGTATAGAAAGGACTgtgaatgtagctcagtgatatgGTGCTTGCCTGGTATGTATGAGGCATtgggttcaatgcccagaacTGCAATGGGGGTGGAGGGAGCAGCAGTATGGAAAATGCTAGAGAAATTATAGTACCAGTCTTTTAGTGTATGTGCCACAAATGAATGTCTAGAGTCATATTATGGAagaatgaatttttcttttttgaatactACTATCAGTTAATTAGGCATTCTAATAATATCTAACACTTTAATAGCTTTCATCTTTTTTAGGAGGAGGGGGGTtagggcagggtctcattctagcccaaactgacctggaactcactctgtagcccctggcTTTCGCCACTACCACACCAGGGGCGTTTAGCTTTTTAGTTATTTTGTATCCAGTTCacctacatattttatttttatttatttatttgacagagaaagagggaggggggatgggcaccctagggcctctaaccactgaaaaggaactcgagggatgcacccccttgtgcatctggctaacatgggtcctggggaatcgaatttggtcctctggctttgcaggcaaacaccttaacagctaagccatccctccagccccgttatttacttttcttatatGACCTTAATCTATTTAACTTACCTCTTAACTAAGtgaatttttttcctcttctttctcttttatttaatttcagaATCATTTATCATCAAGCAAGAATTCACAGAGAACCTGTGGCACACAAATCACAAGGGGTGACATGTGCCAACCCTCAGAAGACCTCTCCTGCTAAGACTATCACCAGCACActgctctcctctttcctcttcagATTCAAGGCTGGTCCAAGTGCAGAgctccaaaaaattaaaaaaaataaaaataaaaaaaaggagccaAACATAGTTTTATGGAAAGGGTAATAATTTTCAGTTAAAATGTGGGATGGGAATGGAGCTCAGTGATAGACAGCACAAGCTAGTGCATTAATTAGTGtgtatgaggccctaggtttgatcctctCTCTACACTGCgaggaaagaaaagacaaggagACTGAACTGACCAAGAAAGCTAAGTACATTCCAGTCAATACACATGGTCTGACTGTGTGCACAGGAGCAAAAGTCAGAACAGTACTCTACTTAAACTAAGTGTAGCCTAAATAAAAAGGAGTGAATAACCCACTAAAAATCAAGAGCACAAACTGACAATAGCAATGGAGAAATGTTAACAGACAATACGAAGtgtttactctcacttttgatttgaGATATGCAAAACAAGGCGATAAGCACTATTAGCATGGCAGAAATGGGAACAATGATAATATGGAGTATTCATAGAGTGCAGAGTACAGAAAACAGATTCTCTTGAGTTGTCGGGGTCAAAACAGACTGGTACACGTTCACTATAGACAATATGGCAGTCTtcaatagcctataatatttACCAATCTACTGTGTCTCCAGAAATGTATTCCAAGGAAATAAATGGGTAAGATTATAATGTGTAGCCGTGCTTACATTATCTCCCCCTTTTTAATATTTGCATCCATATTTTCTACTTCtacaatttttttgggggggggcagaggagatcttttaattctaaaattaaaGAAACCGAACAAGTTTATCCTCCTCTATAATGACCATATTTTCCTCAGGAGTCTTAGCTGAGGCCAAGCACTACCTTTTTACTTTAGGAAATGCATTTTCAGTACTTCCTGAGCAAACAGAACCTAAGCAGGTGGTCTTCAGCAggtcttgttttgctttgctgCCGCTATTTAAATGTCAAAGGAATccttcctgggggagggggaagagcaTTTCATATAGAACCGTCTAGAAAGTTCTGGGACTTCAGAGATCTTTGCTTCTTTACTTTTGGTGGGCCCACTGGTACTATCTAGAAATCTCTGGAGAAAGTTCTCTGTGTGTCCATTCCCCCCACTTAAATGCCTCACTTTGTAAAGTGAAGTCATTAAAGAGCAAGTTCAACTTGTACAGAGCCCACAACAGTTTCCACTAAAAATGTTTGgatgaggccgggcgtggtggtgcatgtctttaatcccagcactcgggaggcagagattaggaggatcaccgtgagttcgaggctaccctgagactacaaagtgaatccaagtcagcctgggctagagtgagaccctacctcgaaaaaccagaaaaaaagtttGAATGAGCACTGGAGTGTAGCAGAACACTTATTTGCTCATCATGCGTGGCCGTTGTGGGGTGATGGTGCTGAACAGGTGCATAGGTGACAAATGACCCCAAATAGGCCTACATCCTTCTGTAAATTGGGGAAGGTTCAAAAATTGAAGGACCAAAAAGAATGTATTATCTTCTGGGAAGAGGCGCCAGTTGAGTATGCTGGCTCGACTGTGACAAGTACAGGGCTAGGCAGAGGTGCGCACACTGGCCTACCCTCACAGGCTGCCAGAGGGTCACCGTCTGCGATCCGTAGTCTCATTACTTTGGGTGGCAATATTGCTTCTGCCCTGATAGTTTAGTGAGTAATTCGCTGAGTCAGTACAAAGTGTAAGCTAACTTGTTCACGGGAAACAGGATAGCTATAATCTAACAGGCGCCCCCACGAGGAAACTCCGGGCCGTCCCAAGCCACCTGTTCTCAGACTCCTGGAAGTGAAGACACTGCTCTGACCACATTTGCACAGCGAGCTCCTGACCTGCTTTTTCTGCACTGCAGGATGGGGCTTGGGACTGAAACTTGGAGCCCTAGGCTAAGTCAGAAGTTCTTGCACATTCAACAGTGAGCTACTATTCCACTATTTCCAGGCAGTGTGAGGTTCCTCGGGTTATCTGTCCATCCATTCTTCCTATGGTCAATCCCCTGCCCTCCAGCCTTGGGGAGAATTTGCAAACCCCAGAGCCTCAAACAGGGATCGCCGCTCGCCAGCTGGGAACCCTGTTTTGCGAGAACGGAGAAGCGGAATCTTGCTTCCACGTTCTCCAAAGTGGCCCTCGTCTGGGACTTACGCCCTTTCCATCTAGCTTGGGATAAGCTCTGAGAAATGCGCCCCTGGCCACAGGCAGCCGAGGAGGCGGGGAAGGACGGCTCTCCCTCCGCCCGCCAACCGCAAGGCCGGCGAGGGGCGGCCTCGCCGGGCTCCCCGCCGGGATCCCGGTCCCGAGCCGGCGCGGAGGCGGGCGAGTTAAGCCGGGAGGGGGCGGAAGGGGCTCCCCTCTCCACTAGAGGCTGGAGGAGCAGCAAGAGGGGAACCGCGGAGAAACAAAAGGCCGTTCGCCCAGATTCCTGGGCGCTGGTCCCTGCGGGGAGGACTTAGGGGAAGAAGCGGGCCGGCAGGGCGCTCGGGAGGGACTGCGTTAAGCGACTCGGCCACGGCAGGAGCGGATGCTCTACCCTCGGCCGCCCGGCCCCCACGGGGGGTCCGCGAGTGGGGAGGGGGAGTCAGACGAAAGTTTTAGGATTTCCACCTTGTCcgtggcaggggaggggaggggctggagctCCCGGTACTTGACAGTTGTTAGCCCAAAAGTTCACCAACACTGTTCGTTCtccgcgcccgcccgccctccaTCAGCGGCACCCACGCCAAGGCCACCCGggagccccgcgccccgcgccccgcgccgcaGACGCACCCGGGAAAACGAAGTTCGTCTCCCCGCCGCCGCGGCCCACGCGCGCCTCGGGAGTTGTGCGGGGTCAGGCGGCACCCCGAAAGAGAGGCGAAGGGTCAGGGACGCGGACGCGAGGTGGGGTGGGGACTGGCCCCCGGTTCCCGCCCGGGAAGTGCGCACCAGGAGCGGGCGCGGGGCCGGGGCACCGGCCCGGGTCTAACGCAGACTCCAGCCCCGGAGGCCCGCGGGCAGGCTGGGGAGGGGTCCGCCGCCGCGCCCCAGGGCGCCCCGCACCGCCGCCCGGGCGCGATCCCCAGCGCGGGGCCGGGGGCGCGCCGCCTCCACGCTCCCGCTGCGTTCTTACCGCGCGCGGGGCTTCCCCTTCAGCCCGGGACCCGGCGGGCTCCCTTCGCCGAGACGGAGAACCAGGGTGAGCGCGGGCCGGCCGGCCGGCGGCCGCGGGTCCACGCGCGGAGTTCCCGACGAGCGCGCCGCTCCACGCGCAG carries:
- the Ifnk gene encoding interferon kappa gives rise to the protein MIGSVIQCIRDINAFEFPKEILSLIQPVKRLIKEAFYEVSTQSLSIFNQFTFNSTQGKKYLEELEIGLSEQIEKVQECLEEEKEVKEDDDEMECSEDSVLQRVHLELRNYFIRIKLYLRKKKFSNCAWKIVGVEIRRCFFFFYDLTKLLKRG